GCCGTCGTCGCGCAAATCGCGGAAGCGGCCCAGATCGGAAATGAACAAATACAGGGCCGCCGCCTGGCGATCGTCGGACCGCTGCCGGCGTTCCACTTCCTGGGCAATTTCGGCCACGATGGCGGGCAATTCGCGGCGTCCGCCCGACTGCATGGGATGCGGCAGCATGGTGGAAAGTGCCGCCAGGCCGCCGCGGTAATCTGCCCAGGGTTGGTCGATGGGCAAATCGGCCGGCGGATCGTGCTGCAAAACATAAAACTTCGCGGGGCTGCCGGCCGCCAAGCTGGCTGCGGACGCGCCTTGCGGACGAGGACGATGCTGCGCGGCCAGGCTGAGGAGCGCCGAGGAGAGCATGCCCATGGCCGTTTCGGCGCGCTGGCCGACAATGATTAAGTTGTCGCCGCTTTGTGGCCGGAAGACGGCGGCGGTGGGATCTTTAATGGCAATGGCTTCGCCCAGCCAGGCATGCACCGGCGTGGAGCGAACCGGCCAATCGCTAGCCCGGAGCAATTCGTTCAGCCCGCGATTGTTGCGAATATCGGCCGGCAAATTTCCTTCAAACACAATTGGCGCCGGCTGCGGCTTGAGCGTTTGCTCCGCCACGCGCTGCTCGGTGAGATTGCGCAACCCTGCCAGATATTCTTCGCGGCGGCTTTCGCCCAGCCACACAATTTGGAACGGATGGTTGCCTTGCACCGTGCCGTTGGAATCGTTGTAAATGGCTTCGCCGGGGCGGGAAAGAAGCCGTGCGGCGGAGTTTTCTTCGCTCAAAATTAAATGGGCATCTGCCTCGCTGCACTGCAGCGCAATGCGGACGGCCATTTGCCCCAGCGTGCTGCGGGCCAGGCTGTATGCGCCTCCCAAAGTTTGCGATCCCAGCAGCACGTGCATGCCAAAGGCACGGCCTTGCCGCACCAGGCGGTCCAGCAGCAAAGCGGCATCTTGGGCGAGCTTGTCGTCGTCGGTGAACAGTTCCTGAAACTCGTCGACGATGAGC
Above is a genomic segment from Pirellulales bacterium containing:
- a CDS encoding ATP-binding protein, whose amino-acid sequence is PHARVIAIESEREFGLSVIERLDGELKRRGDLYRKVGAQDIAGYRAAAGANSMPRIMLIVDEFQELFTDDDKLAQDAALLLDRLVRQGRAFGMHVLLGSQTLGGAYSLARSTLGQMAVRIALQCSEADAHLILSEENSAARLLSRPGEAIYNDSNGTVQGNHPFQIVWLGESRREEYLAGLRNLTEQRVAEQTLKPQPAPIVFEGNLPADIRNNRGLNELLRASDWPVRSTPVHAWLGEAIAIKDPTAAVFRPQSGDNLIIVGQRAETAMGMLSSALLSLAAQHRPRPQGASAASLAAGSPAKFYVLQHDPPADLPIDQPWADYRGGLAALSTMLPHPMQSGGRRELPAIVAEIAQEVERRQRSDDRQAAALYLFISDLGRFRDLRDDGDMGFSLRGNEKAASPAQMLGNIIRDGPGVGVYTLIWCDSFIAVQRCFNRQAMREFALRVLLQMSANDSSHLIDSPVASKLGPNVALFHNEEEGRLEKFRAYAWPTLDWLATVQERLNSRVPAENM